A DNA window from Xanthomonas campestris pv. campestris str. ATCC 33913 contains the following coding sequences:
- a CDS encoding TetR/AcrR family transcriptional regulator produces the protein MTPRSPRAARRSDCDRRIHAAVHALLAERGMRVSMTAVAERAGCSKQTLYSHYGCKENLLRDVLQEHVQLATVPLGTATGDLREDLLAFALAHLDRLNRPDVLQTCRLVEAESHRFPGQSQQIFHEGVVGMQERLASRFAQAIDAGQLRHDDPHFMAELLLSMIVGLDFDRQRFQVPHRAGLPARQQWAQFAVDTFMRAFAAVVTPPRTPARSFLTSRP, from the coding sequence ATGACCCCTCGTTCCCCCCGTGCTGCCCGGCGTTCGGACTGCGACCGCCGTATCCACGCTGCCGTGCACGCGCTGCTGGCCGAGCGCGGCATGCGGGTGAGCATGACGGCGGTGGCCGAGCGCGCGGGCTGTTCCAAGCAGACCCTGTACAGCCACTACGGCTGCAAGGAAAACCTGCTGCGCGATGTGCTGCAGGAACACGTGCAGCTGGCCACGGTGCCGCTCGGGACCGCCACCGGCGACCTGCGTGAAGACCTGCTGGCCTTCGCGCTGGCCCATCTTGACCGGCTCAATCGCCCGGATGTGCTACAGACCTGCCGTCTGGTGGAGGCGGAATCGCACCGGTTCCCCGGCCAGTCGCAGCAGATCTTCCATGAAGGCGTGGTTGGCATGCAGGAACGACTTGCGTCGCGGTTTGCACAAGCGATCGACGCCGGTCAGCTGCGGCATGACGATCCGCACTTCATGGCCGAGCTGCTGCTCAGCATGATTGTCGGCCTGGATTTCGACCGTCAGCGCTTTCAGGTGCCACACCGCGCCGGCCTGCCCGCCAGGCAGCAGTGGGCACAGTTCGCTGTCGACACGTTTATGCGTGCGTTCGCCGCGGTGGTCACGCCGCCCCGGACGCCCGCGCGTTCCTTTCTCACTTCAAGACCCTAA
- a CDS encoding NAD-glutamate dehydrogenase — translation MTAKKAASNSSTTSAKPVAERAVPVVATAPQAITLEPVFAALRKRYPAARQSEVQLFAADFYRRMEEDEFPNHPPEQWAALAADMLEFARTRKAGTVNVRVFNPTLKSHGYESPHTLLQIVNDDMPFLVDSVSMTLSELGIGVHVLGHPVLRIARDKGGKLTAVGEGKSESLMVLEIDRQPADEMPKVEAAIRKVLAEVRAIVHDWAAMREKMVMLADDLATRRLPMDDISRHEAQEFLRWAASDHFTFFGYREYRVEKQDGQEMLAPVEESGLGLMRGHDISPARPVTSLAAHGLNTSAKLKDALILTKTNARSRVHRVGYMDYIGILEFDAKGRIVGEQRFLGLFTSSAYNRRPWEIPLVRQRYEYVMSKSGLTPSSHSGKALRHILEKLPREELFQSNQDELYRTAIGILGLQERVRSRMFLRRDKYSRFISALVYIPRERFNTDVRLRIEALLKDALHGEYIDSSVVLGESPLAQLHLIVRAKSGEALEFDTTALEARLAHVLRNWHDALREALVARHGEAHGLRMAANFGRALPAGYIEDSSIESAVADVEHLAALDGPNDLHLSLQEVRRDSAVRLDTGDGLRLKLYRQLDDIPLSDAMPMMENMGLRVISERPYRLQVSDTPVYIQDFEVESTAGHIDASSADAAFGEAFERIWNGDAENDGFNRLILAAGLHWRQVALLRGYCKYLLQTATPFSQAYVEATFTRYPLLARLLVELFEARFDPSTGGETKAQILAGQERLREQLSVLADGDEATLKALEPVLQARGSDRAAQQEATRATLLKLMDRVSSLDEDRILRSFIDVIDATLRTNYYQTSKDGKHGHCISFKLDSSLVPDLPKPRPYREIFVYGPRVEGVHLRFGAVARGGLRWSDRREDFRTEVLGLVKAQMVKNTVIVPVGAKGGFYVKRSPVGGDRDAIQAEGIACYKLFIQSLLDITDNIVGGKIVPPTQVVRHDQDDPYLVVAADKGTATFSDIANGLALDHGFWMGDAFASGGSVGYDHKGMGITARGAWESVKRHFRALGRDCQSQDFSVVGIGDMSGDVFGNGMLLSRHIRLLAAFDHRHIFLDPNPDAAVSFAERERLFALPRSSWADYDAKLISAGGGIYPRTLKSIELSAPVREALGLDASVKQLSPNELMNAILKAPVDLFWNGGIGTYVKASSESHGDVGDRANNGLRVNGGELRCKVVGEGGNLGLTQLGRIEAAQTGVLLNTDFIDNSAGVDTSDHEVNIKILLNDVVQAKKLTYDARNKLLASMTNEVADLVLWDNYRQNQAISLMERMSVKRLGSKQHFIRTLELQGLLDRQIEYLPSDAELSARKARGQGMTRPELSVLLSYSKLVAFQQLLESDIPEDPYLSKELQRYFPQPLQKKYADAMERHRLKREIIATAVTNTTINRMGATFLMRMQEDTGRSIAEVAKAYTISRETLDARALWTQIDALDGKVPESVQIDALEVIWRLQRSFVRWLLSRPGQMPGITAAVERYHGPFNDIRVASGVLPDSQRPVYEASVQEWQEKGLTPELAQQLCELRYLEPAFDIIELARTRKLKPVEVSKVHFRLGEALRLPWLFEQIDALEVNGRWHAVARGVLRDELAAHQRTLAGQVLSMPGASAEDKVANWLARDDSSLRFTLAMLSDVAEQKTLDYPTVSVAVQRLGQLAAHGV, via the coding sequence ATGACAGCCAAGAAAGCCGCTTCGAACTCGTCCACGACGTCAGCCAAGCCGGTCGCCGAACGTGCCGTCCCCGTGGTCGCCACTGCTCCGCAGGCGATCACCCTCGAGCCGGTGTTTGCCGCATTGCGCAAGCGCTACCCGGCCGCGCGTCAGTCGGAAGTGCAGCTGTTCGCCGCCGATTTCTACCGCCGCATGGAAGAAGACGAGTTTCCCAACCACCCGCCGGAACAGTGGGCGGCGCTGGCGGCAGACATGCTGGAGTTTGCGCGCACGCGCAAGGCCGGCACGGTCAATGTGCGGGTGTTCAACCCGACCCTGAAGAGCCACGGCTACGAGTCGCCGCACACGCTGCTGCAGATCGTCAACGACGACATGCCGTTTCTGGTGGACTCGGTGAGCATGACGTTGTCCGAACTGGGGATCGGTGTGCACGTGCTTGGCCACCCGGTGCTGCGCATTGCGCGCGACAAGGGCGGCAAGCTCACCGCAGTGGGCGAGGGCAAGAGCGAATCGCTGATGGTGTTGGAGATCGACCGCCAGCCGGCCGACGAAATGCCCAAGGTGGAGGCGGCCATCCGCAAGGTGCTGGCCGAAGTGCGCGCGATCGTGCATGACTGGGCGGCAATGCGCGAAAAGATGGTGATGCTGGCCGACGACCTGGCCACGCGTCGCTTGCCGATGGACGACATCAGCCGCCACGAAGCGCAGGAATTCCTGCGCTGGGCGGCCTCGGACCACTTCACCTTCTTCGGCTACCGCGAATACCGTGTGGAGAAGCAGGACGGTCAGGAGATGCTGGCGCCGGTGGAAGAAAGCGGCCTGGGCCTGATGCGCGGGCATGACATTTCGCCGGCACGGCCGGTGACCTCATTGGCCGCGCATGGCCTGAACACCTCGGCCAAGCTCAAGGATGCGCTGATCCTGACCAAGACCAATGCACGCTCGCGCGTGCATCGGGTAGGCTACATGGATTACATCGGCATCCTGGAATTCGATGCCAAGGGCCGCATCGTCGGCGAGCAGCGGTTCCTGGGTCTGTTCACTTCCAGCGCGTACAACCGCCGTCCGTGGGAAATCCCGCTGGTGCGCCAGCGCTACGAATACGTGATGAGCAAGTCCGGGCTGACCCCGAGCAGCCATAGCGGCAAGGCGTTGCGCCACATCCTGGAAAAGCTGCCGCGCGAGGAGCTGTTCCAGTCCAACCAGGACGAGCTGTATCGCACCGCGATCGGCATCCTGGGGCTGCAGGAGCGCGTGCGCAGCCGCATGTTCCTGCGTCGCGACAAATACAGCCGGTTTATTTCCGCGCTGGTGTACATCCCGCGCGAGCGCTTCAACACCGATGTGCGTCTGCGCATCGAAGCGCTGCTGAAAGACGCACTGCATGGCGAGTACATCGATTCCAGCGTGGTGCTGGGCGAATCGCCGTTGGCGCAGTTGCACTTGATCGTGCGTGCCAAGAGTGGTGAGGCGCTGGAGTTCGACACCACCGCGCTGGAAGCCCGCCTGGCGCACGTGCTGCGCAACTGGCACGACGCCTTGCGCGAGGCCTTGGTGGCCCGTCATGGCGAAGCGCATGGCCTGCGTATGGCGGCCAATTTCGGCCGCGCGCTGCCGGCCGGTTACATCGAGGATTCGTCGATCGAATCGGCGGTCGCCGACGTCGAACACCTGGCCGCGCTGGATGGCCCTAACGATCTGCATCTGAGCCTGCAGGAAGTGCGCCGCGATAGCGCGGTGCGCCTGGATACCGGCGACGGCCTGCGCCTGAAGCTGTACCGCCAGCTCGACGACATCCCGTTGTCCGACGCGATGCCGATGATGGAAAACATGGGCCTGCGGGTGATCTCCGAGCGCCCGTACCGCTTGCAGGTCAGCGACACGCCGGTCTACATCCAGGACTTCGAGGTTGAATCCACCGCCGGCCACATCGACGCCAGCAGCGCCGATGCGGCGTTTGGCGAGGCGTTCGAGCGCATCTGGAATGGCGATGCGGAAAACGACGGTTTCAACCGGCTGATCCTGGCTGCCGGCCTGCATTGGCGCCAGGTCGCGCTGCTGCGCGGCTACTGCAAATACCTGCTGCAAACGGCCACGCCGTTCTCGCAGGCGTATGTCGAGGCAACCTTTACCCGTTACCCGCTGCTGGCCCGCCTGCTGGTGGAATTGTTCGAAGCACGCTTCGACCCGTCCACCGGCGGTGAAACCAAGGCACAGATTCTTGCCGGACAGGAGCGCCTGCGCGAGCAGCTGTCGGTGCTGGCCGACGGCGACGAGGCCACGCTCAAGGCACTGGAACCGGTGCTGCAGGCGCGCGGCAGCGACCGCGCCGCGCAGCAGGAGGCCACCCGCGCCACCTTGCTCAAGCTGATGGACCGCGTCTCCAGCCTGGACGAAGACCGCATCCTGCGCAGCTTCATCGACGTGATCGACGCAACGCTGCGCACCAACTACTACCAGACCAGCAAGGACGGCAAGCACGGCCATTGCATCAGCTTCAAGCTGGACTCGTCGCTGGTGCCGGACCTGCCCAAGCCGCGCCCGTACCGCGAGATCTTCGTCTACGGCCCGCGCGTGGAAGGTGTGCACCTGCGCTTTGGCGCGGTGGCGCGTGGCGGCCTGCGTTGGTCGGACCGCCGCGAGGATTTCCGTACCGAGGTGCTGGGCCTGGTCAAGGCGCAGATGGTCAAGAACACCGTCATCGTGCCGGTCGGCGCCAAGGGCGGTTTCTACGTCAAGCGCTCGCCGGTGGGCGGCGATCGCGATGCGATCCAGGCCGAAGGCATCGCCTGCTACAAACTGTTTATCCAGAGCCTGCTGGACATTACCGACAACATTGTCGGCGGCAAGATCGTGCCGCCGACGCAGGTGGTACGTCATGACCAGGACGACCCGTACCTGGTGGTGGCGGCCGACAAGGGCACGGCGACTTTCTCCGACATCGCCAATGGCCTCGCGCTGGACCACGGCTTCTGGATGGGCGATGCATTCGCCTCCGGTGGCTCGGTCGGTTACGACCACAAGGGCATGGGCATCACCGCGCGCGGTGCGTGGGAGTCGGTCAAGCGCCACTTCCGTGCACTGGGACGCGATTGCCAGAGCCAGGATTTCAGCGTGGTCGGCATCGGTGACATGTCCGGCGACGTGTTCGGCAACGGCATGCTGTTGTCGCGCCACATCCGCCTGCTGGCGGCGTTCGATCACCGGCATATTTTTCTGGACCCGAACCCGGATGCGGCGGTGTCCTTCGCCGAACGTGAGCGGCTGTTCGCGTTGCCGCGTTCCAGCTGGGCCGATTACGACGCCAAGCTGATCAGCGCCGGTGGCGGCATCTACCCGCGCACGCTCAAGTCGATCGAACTCAGCGCACCGGTGCGCGAGGCGCTGGGGCTGGACGCCAGCGTCAAGCAGCTGTCGCCGAATGAGCTGATGAACGCCATCCTCAAGGCGCCGGTGGACCTGTTCTGGAACGGCGGCATCGGCACCTACGTCAAGGCGTCCAGCGAGTCGCACGGCGACGTCGGCGACCGCGCCAACAACGGCCTGCGCGTCAATGGTGGCGAGCTGCGCTGCAAGGTGGTGGGCGAGGGCGGTAATTTGGGCTTGACCCAGCTTGGCCGCATCGAGGCCGCGCAGACCGGCGTGTTGCTCAACACCGACTTCATCGACAACTCGGCCGGCGTGGACACCTCCGATCACGAGGTGAACATCAAGATCCTGCTCAACGATGTGGTTCAGGCCAAGAAGCTCACCTACGACGCGCGCAACAAGCTGCTGGCGTCGATGACCAACGAAGTGGCCGACCTGGTGCTGTGGGACAACTACCGCCAGAACCAGGCCATCAGCCTGATGGAGCGGATGAGCGTCAAACGCCTGGGTTCCAAGCAGCATTTCATTCGCACGCTGGAGCTGCAGGGCCTGCTGGATCGGCAGATCGAATACCTGCCTTCCGACGCCGAGCTGTCTGCCCGCAAGGCACGCGGGCAGGGCATGACCCGGCCGGAGCTGTCGGTGCTGCTGTCGTACTCCAAGCTGGTGGCGTTCCAGCAATTGCTGGAATCGGATATCCCCGAGGACCCGTACCTGTCCAAGGAGCTGCAGCGGTATTTCCCGCAGCCGCTGCAGAAGAAGTACGCCGATGCGATGGAGCGCCACCGCCTCAAGCGCGAGATCATCGCCACCGCGGTGACCAACACCACCATCAATCGCATGGGCGCCACCTTCCTGATGCGCATGCAGGAAGACACCGGCCGCAGCATTGCCGAGGTGGCCAAGGCCTACACCATCAGCCGCGAAACGCTGGATGCGCGCGCGCTGTGGACGCAGATCGACGCGCTGGACGGCAAGGTGCCTGAATCGGTACAGATCGACGCGCTGGAAGTGATCTGGCGCCTGCAGCGCTCGTTCGTGCGCTGGTTGTTGTCGCGCCCGGGCCAGATGCCGGGGATCACTGCGGCGGTGGAGCGCTACCACGGCCCGTTCAACGACATCCGCGTGGCCTCCGGCGTGCTGCCGGATTCGCAGCGCCCGGTGTACGAAGCCAGCGTGCAGGAATGGCAGGAGAAGGGGCTCACGCCCGAGCTGGCGCAACAGCTGTGCGAGTTGCGTTACCTGGAACCGGCCTTCGACATCATCGAACTGGCGCGCACGCGCAAGCTCAAGCCGGTGGAAGTCTCCAAGGTGCATTTCCGTCTTGGCGAAGCGCTGCGTCTGCCGTGGCTGTTCGAGCAGATCGACGCGCTGGAGGTCAACGGCCGTTGGCACGCGGTGGCACGTGGCGTGCTGCGTGACGAGCTGGCCGCGCACCAGCGCACGCTGGCCGGTCAGGTGTTGTCGATGCCCGGCGCCAGTGCCGAGGACAAGGTGGCCAACTGGCTGGCACGCGATGACTCCAGCCTGCGTTTCACCCTGGCGATGCTGAGCGATGTGGCCGAGCAGAAGACGCTCGACTACCCGACCGTGTCGGTGGCCGTGCAGCGGTTGGGGCAGTTGGCTGCGCACGGCGTGTAA